The following are encoded in a window of Bernardetia sp. genomic DNA:
- a CDS encoding thymidylate synthase, protein MQNYHTLLQTILEEGTDKSDRTGTGTRSIFGYQMRFNLQKGFPLLTTKKVHFKSIVHELIWFLQGDTNIKYLKENGVSIWDEWADEDGNLGRVYGAQWRDFGGIDQIKDLLNSLKNNPDSRRMIVSAWNPVDVPQMALPPCHTLWQCYVADGKLSLQLYQRSADVFLGLPFNIASYALLTHMLAQVSGLEVGDLIMTLGDAHLYKNHFEQANLQLTREERELPTLELNKEITSIFDFKYEDIVVKNYNPHPAIKAPVAV, encoded by the coding sequence ATGCAAAATTACCATACATTATTACAGACAATTTTAGAAGAAGGAACAGACAAATCTGACCGAACAGGCACAGGAACACGCTCTATTTTTGGCTATCAGATGCGTTTCAATCTCCAAAAAGGGTTTCCTCTTCTGACAACGAAAAAAGTCCATTTCAAAAGCATCGTTCACGAACTGATTTGGTTCTTACAGGGCGATACAAATATCAAATATTTGAAAGAAAACGGTGTTTCGATATGGGATGAGTGGGCAGATGAGGATGGAAACTTGGGTAGAGTGTATGGCGCACAGTGGAGAGATTTCGGAGGAATAGACCAAATTAAAGACCTTTTAAATTCGTTAAAAAATAATCCAGATTCTCGTCGTATGATTGTCTCGGCTTGGAATCCTGTGGATGTTCCTCAAATGGCGTTGCCTCCTTGTCATACGCTTTGGCAATGTTACGTGGCAGATGGAAAACTTTCCTTACAACTCTATCAGCGCAGTGCAGATGTTTTTTTAGGTTTGCCCTTTAATATTGCTTCGTATGCACTTCTGACACACATGTTGGCGCAAGTAAGTGGACTGGAAGTGGGTGATTTGATAATGACTTTAGGCGATGCACATCTCTATAAAAATCATTTTGAACAAGCTAACTTACAACTCACAAGAGAGGAGAGAGAGCTTCCAACTTTAGAACTCAATAAAGAGATTACGTCTATTTTTGATTTTAAGTATGAGGATATTGTTGTTAAAAACTATAATCCACACCCTGCTATCAAAGCTCCTGTGGCTGTATAG
- a CDS encoding TonB-dependent receptor, translating to MKTNYFKIIFWMVLGALFCTQNYAYSQFIEVLDASNLRPLEGVSIYNSEQKSVITNTRGKANLDSFAESDTLYFRYYGYENKKLIKSEVAGMVLLSEKIFETEQIVVSANKWEQDKKEIPNEIVKVSQKEIAFNNPQTSADLLGQTGQVYIQKSQMGGGSPMFRGFNANSVLIVVDGVRMNNAIYRSGNLQNIISLDASAMEEVEVIFGPGSVMYGSDALGGVMDFHTRKARFATEKNLLVGGSGFVRYASANHEKTGNLTLNIAGRKLASLTTFTFTDFDDLRVGSQRPDKEGYQDWGKRLEYVERVDGKDSVLTNSNPLIQRQTGYSQWNLMQKFTYQISDNLQAEYALHYTSSSDIPRYDRLIQRRNGNLRFAEWYYGRQFWLMNYGKLTWFANKKAFDAMRLIVSNQQIEESRHNRNFGKDWLGSRTEKVSMTSFNLDFDKDVKGDKKHQLFYGLDINYNDVNSSAIQTNIVSNETHPLDTRYPDGGSTMLMAAAYLNYKWNISEKLTATAGTRYTQIMTKAKFESKEFYDFPFDEANVNTGALNGSVGLAYRPTESWQLNLNLSSGFRAPNVDDLGKVFDSQPGSVVVPNPNLSPAYTYNAEIGIEKTFFNRVRLSATGYYTILNDAMVLRPSTFNGQDSIVYDGVLSGVVSYQNTDIGYIYGLSTKLDAAITDKLKFNTTFNYVYGFDDVAEIRLPDTPPAFGLVSLQYKNKRFRVEGFVNYQLRSEDFDKLSPEDQGDAIFYPENFIPSWWTLNLRSSYQINKVLSVNASAENILDKYYLPYASGIGGAGRNFILALRANF from the coding sequence ATGAAAACAAATTATTTCAAAATCATATTTTGGATGGTTTTGGGTGCTTTATTTTGTACTCAAAATTATGCCTATTCTCAATTTATAGAAGTCTTAGATGCTTCTAACCTTCGTCCTTTGGAGGGAGTTTCTATTTATAATAGCGAACAAAAATCAGTTATTACCAATACTCGTGGCAAGGCAAATTTAGATAGCTTTGCAGAAAGTGATACATTATATTTTCGCTATTATGGTTATGAGAATAAAAAACTCATTAAGTCAGAAGTAGCTGGAATGGTTCTCTTGTCTGAAAAGATTTTTGAAACAGAACAAATAGTTGTTTCAGCAAATAAATGGGAACAAGACAAAAAAGAAATTCCTAATGAAATTGTAAAGGTTTCACAGAAAGAAATAGCTTTCAATAATCCTCAAACTTCGGCAGATTTGCTCGGACAGACAGGGCAAGTGTACATCCAAAAAAGCCAAATGGGTGGAGGAAGTCCAATGTTTAGAGGCTTCAATGCTAATTCTGTCTTGATTGTCGTTGATGGTGTCAGAATGAATAATGCCATTTATCGTTCTGGAAATCTTCAAAATATTATCAGTTTGGATGCAAGTGCAATGGAAGAAGTGGAAGTTATCTTTGGGCCAGGTTCGGTAATGTATGGAAGCGATGCGCTTGGTGGTGTAATGGATTTTCATACTAGAAAAGCTCGTTTTGCTACAGAGAAAAATTTGCTTGTAGGTGGAAGTGGATTTGTGCGTTATGCGTCTGCTAATCATGAAAAAACAGGAAATTTGACTTTAAACATTGCAGGTAGAAAATTAGCCAGTTTGACTACATTTACTTTTACAGATTTTGATGATTTGCGTGTGGGAAGTCAGCGACCAGACAAAGAGGGCTATCAAGATTGGGGAAAAAGATTAGAATATGTAGAAAGAGTAGATGGAAAAGATAGTGTTCTTACCAATTCAAATCCACTCATTCAAAGACAAACAGGCTATTCACAATGGAATTTGATGCAAAAATTTACCTATCAGATTTCAGACAATTTACAAGCAGAATATGCTCTTCATTATACTTCTTCGTCTGATATTCCTCGTTATGACCGTTTGATTCAGCGCAGAAATGGTAATTTACGTTTTGCAGAATGGTATTATGGTCGTCAGTTTTGGCTAATGAATTACGGAAAACTCACTTGGTTTGCAAATAAAAAGGCTTTTGATGCAATGCGTTTGATAGTTTCGAATCAGCAAATAGAAGAATCTCGCCACAATCGTAATTTTGGTAAGGATTGGTTGGGTTCACGTACAGAAAAGGTTAGCATGACTTCGTTTAATCTTGACTTTGATAAAGACGTAAAAGGAGATAAGAAGCATCAACTTTTTTATGGATTAGATATAAATTACAATGATGTCAATTCTTCTGCTATTCAAACGAATATTGTTAGTAACGAAACACATCCGTTAGACACTCGTTATCCAGATGGAGGAAGCACTATGCTAATGGCAGCAGCTTATTTGAATTATAAGTGGAATATTTCTGAAAAACTCACAGCAACTGCAGGTACACGTTACACTCAAATTATGACAAAGGCAAAATTTGAAAGCAAAGAATTTTATGATTTTCCCTTTGATGAAGCCAATGTAAATACAGGAGCGTTGAATGGAAGTGTAGGACTTGCTTACCGTCCAACAGAATCTTGGCAACTCAACTTAAATCTTTCTTCTGGTTTTCGTGCGCCCAACGTAGATGATTTGGGGAAAGTGTTTGATTCTCAACCAGGTAGTGTAGTTGTTCCTAATCCAAATCTTTCACCAGCCTATACGTACAATGCAGAAATTGGCATTGAAAAAACGTTTTTTAATCGTGTAAGACTTTCAGCAACTGGATATTATACAATTCTCAATGATGCGATGGTTCTTCGTCCTTCTACTTTCAACGGACAGGATTCTATTGTCTATGATGGTGTTTTGAGTGGGGTAGTTTCTTACCAAAATACAGATATTGGCTATATTTACGGATTGAGTACAAAACTTGATGCAGCTATTACAGACAAACTCAAATTCAATACGACATTTAATTACGTTTATGGATTTGATGATGTAGCAGAAATTCGTTTGCCAGACACGCCACCTGCTTTTGGTTTAGTATCTTTGCAGTATAAAAACAAACGTTTTAGAGTAGAAGGTTTTGTAAATTATCAGCTTCGAAGTGAAGATTTTGATAAACTTTCTCCAGAAGACCAAGGGGATGCTATTTTTTATCCAGAGAATTTTATTCCTTCGTGGTGGACGCTAAATCTTCGCTCTAGCTACCAAATCAATAAGGTGTTGAGCGTAAATGCAAGTGCAGAAAATATTTTAGATAAATATTATTTGCCGTACGCTTCTGGAATCGGTGGAGCAGGACGAAATTTTATTTTGGCTTTGAGAGCTAATTTTTAG
- a CDS encoding 1-acyl-sn-glycerol-3-phosphate acyltransferase — translation MNTNTTLTVPKNIPEEVSTAWLKSLELAKERDVPKDVQKNIETYYKHFDQKYTEALVEHIVAPMSDYYYRPKFVGFEELEERNNPERPLIYFSNHSGMAFPWDGMVFLAEIFRQFGFNKKAIRPLVAPMLSQTALMNPFGTYNLWKKVGGIDATTLNFETMMNCNDYNVMIYPEGVPGIGKGFNRKYQAQRFSTSFIRMALKYKTDIVPFATVNGEYINPHTYSIPWVNKIIQKIGVPFLPLGLITILVPIFPWVFYTGFPAKLTYVKGKRINPAALLDKPAEEATQEDIVKIRDYVRDEFQKLLDDSVEKYGEKPFNWKDLKQANKGKEKRGSKIRFFPYLTPIGWPLLFSEFDRKYRKYEQNGRKGKFELRMRRRDFIPLLLKNLITICYFIPVLGWIPLIIRGYSKPKGEK, via the coding sequence ATGAATACAAATACTACTCTGACTGTCCCTAAAAATATTCCAGAAGAAGTCTCTACGGCGTGGTTGAAAAGCCTAGAGTTGGCTAAAGAAAGAGATGTGCCTAAAGATGTTCAGAAAAATATTGAAACATACTATAAGCATTTCGACCAAAAATATACAGAGGCACTCGTTGAGCATATTGTTGCACCTATGTCAGATTATTATTATCGTCCGAAGTTTGTAGGTTTTGAAGAATTGGAAGAAAGAAATAATCCAGAGCGTCCACTTATTTATTTCAGTAATCACTCTGGAATGGCTTTTCCGTGGGATGGAATGGTTTTTTTGGCAGAAATATTTAGGCAGTTTGGTTTCAATAAAAAAGCTATTCGTCCGTTGGTTGCACCTATGCTTTCTCAAACGGCACTTATGAATCCGTTTGGAACGTATAATTTATGGAAAAAAGTAGGAGGAATTGATGCTACGACACTCAATTTTGAAACCATGATGAATTGTAATGACTATAATGTTATGATTTATCCAGAAGGAGTGCCAGGCATTGGAAAAGGATTTAATAGAAAATACCAAGCGCAGCGTTTTTCCACGTCTTTTATCCGAATGGCTCTTAAATACAAAACGGATATTGTGCCTTTTGCCACTGTCAATGGGGAATATATCAATCCTCATACATATAGTATTCCTTGGGTAAATAAAATTATACAAAAAATAGGTGTTCCATTCTTGCCATTAGGACTTATTACTATACTTGTTCCTATTTTTCCTTGGGTTTTTTATACAGGTTTTCCAGCCAAACTAACTTATGTGAAAGGAAAACGTATTAATCCAGCAGCACTTTTAGACAAACCAGCCGAAGAAGCTACACAAGAAGATATTGTCAAGATTAGAGATTATGTAAGAGATGAGTTTCAAAAACTTTTGGATGATTCAGTAGAAAAATATGGAGAAAAGCCATTTAATTGGAAAGATTTAAAACAAGCCAACAAAGGAAAAGAAAAACGAGGAAGCAAAATTCGTTTCTTTCCTTACCTCACACCTATTGGCTGGCCTCTTCTTTTTAGTGAGTTTGATAGAAAATACAGAAAATATGAGCAAAATGGTAGAAAAGGAAAATTTGAATTACGCATGCGTAGAAGAGACTTCATTCCACTGCTTCTCAAAAATTTGATTACAATTTGCTATTTCATTCCTGTTTTGGGTTGGATTCCTCTCATTATTCGTGGTTATTCTAAGCCAAAAGGAGAAAAGTAG
- a CDS encoding isopentenyl-diphosphate delta-isomerase, which translates to METLLDTTISNYTDSDSTAASRKQDHIELAFEAQVFKNQLDNRFYYEPALAAHPKKEAESFEFLGKKMNAPLWVSSMTGGTEWAKIINQNLAKVCGEYKLGMGLGSCRALLTDDECLPDFDVRKFMGDQPLYANLGIAQLEKLIETKQTKKIDELLKKLQADGLIIHINPLQEWLQPEGDRFEKAPLETIRELLQTATYPIIVKEVGQGFGKQSLEELLKLPLAAVDFAASGGTNFALLELKRSSELSQHLFESLAHIGHSAEEMVNFCNEIKQTNKEINCNQIIISGGVKTFLDGYYLTEKINFDAIYGQASGFLKHARGSYEELQAYTEGQLNGLKVAKQFLKVK; encoded by the coding sequence TTGGAAACCTTACTTGACACTACTATCAGCAACTACACAGACTCTGACAGCACAGCAGCTTCTCGCAAACAAGACCATATTGAACTCGCTTTTGAAGCTCAAGTTTTTAAAAACCAACTAGATAATCGTTTTTATTATGAGCCTGCACTGGCTGCACACCCAAAAAAAGAAGCTGAATCTTTTGAGTTTTTAGGAAAGAAAATGAATGCTCCACTGTGGGTTTCTAGTATGACAGGAGGAACAGAATGGGCAAAAATTATTAATCAGAACTTAGCAAAAGTTTGTGGAGAATATAAATTAGGGATGGGCTTGGGTTCGTGTAGAGCCTTACTGACAGACGATGAATGTTTGCCAGATTTTGATGTGAGAAAATTTATGGGAGACCAGCCTCTTTATGCTAATCTTGGCATTGCCCAACTAGAAAAACTCATAGAAACGAAACAAACCAAAAAAATAGACGAGCTTCTAAAAAAATTACAAGCCGATGGACTCATTATTCATATAAATCCGTTGCAAGAATGGCTACAACCCGAAGGTGATAGATTTGAAAAAGCTCCATTAGAAACTATTAGAGAACTCTTACAAACAGCTACTTATCCTATTATCGTCAAAGAAGTAGGGCAGGGATTTGGAAAACAAAGCCTTGAAGAACTTTTAAAATTGCCACTTGCAGCCGTAGATTTTGCAGCCAGTGGAGGAACAAACTTTGCCCTTTTAGAACTCAAACGCAGTAGTGAGTTGTCTCAACATTTGTTTGAGTCTTTGGCACACATCGGACACAGTGCAGAAGAAATGGTAAATTTTTGTAATGAAATAAAACAAACTAATAAAGAAATCAACTGCAATCAGATTATTATCTCTGGAGGAGTAAAGACATTTTTAGATGGTTATTATTTAACAGAAAAAATAAATTTTGATGCTATTTACGGACAAGCCTCTGGTTTTTTGAAGCACGCTAGAGGAAGTTATGAGGAATTACAAGCCTACACAGAAGGACAACTGAATGGTTTGAAAGTAGCCAAACAGTTTTTGAAAGTTAAATAA